The following proteins come from a genomic window of Mauremys mutica isolate MM-2020 ecotype Southern chromosome 7, ASM2049712v1, whole genome shotgun sequence:
- the LOC123374139 gene encoding LOW QUALITY PROTEIN: protein NDNF-like (The sequence of the model RefSeq protein was modified relative to this genomic sequence to represent the inferred CDS: deleted 1 base in 1 codon) yields MLFAKYHLNSSRSKNSEVLGNLDALLKVLKMFRFWIYLPFHLLVAMCLCHSIKVPTSSQYSFKSDLFSCNHSLILADGKETTVHLLKDIPKRYCFILEEDRAPAPFTVTVTPCDVPIEWSILVHKASTKFLGKAARGDYDTPEATKSQKIPKSVSMIFNYKGNSVETYMGMSSYSAFYMLEFLSVERDTHITVYLTTDTTSGHLYPELPIDPRIDVIGIDHATVTLAWKHSPSVLKHKENIQYCLLVNEKHNYKSLCAAETAIRSSRMKSPPALALSLFPYFLDHQQVMILSNSELSIINRVSNGEVRQICMGTKNTYTVPNLRPSTQYYFDVFVVNLLTNASAAYTGTFARTLEEPEPKVIELKDGKVIHLILDGKKQKFYSLQYQARHKKIQFTFQSCSGQVGVQIARNGKVLASENIAGFRHFSLKGKLLDTYLVQLRSLDHTNSSVKVQVSSHFHKPFFPLLPESLKIKSFSKLRTCNSVTIAWLGTQEQSKYCVYKKRIKEDQVWMEVRSADRCSGPKSRHNSEKVLCKYFYDINLRRAVTTQTIKGLEAGTLYLFDVYLTGPSGIPVRYHSKVVKTRKKC; encoded by the exons ATGTTGTTTGCAAAATACCATTTAAACAGCAGCAGGAGT AAAAACTCTGAAGTGCTGGGCAATTTGGATGCCTTATTAAAAG TGCTGAAGATGTTCAGATTCTGGATTTACCTGCCTTTCCATCTTCTTGTGGCCATGTGTTTGTGTCATTCGATAAAGGTGCCCACCAGTTCCCAATACAGCTTCAAGAGTGATCTCTTCAGCTGTAATCATTCCCTGATTCTTGCAGATGGTAAGGAAACCACAGTCCACCTGCTGAAGGATATACCTAAAAG GTACTGTTTCATTCTGGAGGAAGACAGAGCCCCTGCTCCTTTCACGGTAACCGTGACACCCTGTGATGTTCCCATTGAATGGAGTATACTGGTACATAAGGCATCAACAAAATTCCTTGGAAAAGCAGCACGTG GTGATTATGACACTCCTGAAGCCACAAAATCTCAGAAGATTCCAAAGTCGGTGTCCATGATATTTAACTATAAAGGAAATTCTGTGGAGACTTATATGGGTATGTCTTCCTATTCTGCTTTCTATATGCTGGAGTTCCTATCAGTTGAACGAGACACACACATTACTGTATACTTAACAACTGACACAACATCTGGGCATCTGTATCCAGAACTCCCAATAGATCCACGCATAGATGTTATCGGTATTGACCATGCAACTGTGACTCTAGCTTGGAAACACAGCCCATCGGTCTTAAAGCACAAAGAAAACATCCAGTATTGTCTTCTAGTCAATGAAAAACACAACTACAAGAGTTTATGTGCAGCTGAGACAGCTATCAGATCATCACGTATGAAATCACCACCAGCACTAGCTCTTTCTCTCTTTCCATATTTTCTAGACCATCAACAGGTGATGATATTGTCCAATAGTGAATTAAGTATCATCAACAGGGTTAGTAATGGGGAAGTGAGGCAGATATGCATGGGCACCAAGAATACTTATACAGTGCCCAACCTTAGACCCAGCACTCAATATTACTTTGATGTTTTTGTAGTCAACCTCCTCACTAATGCAAGTGCTGCCTACACTGGAACATTTGCAAGAACTCTTGAGGAACCTGAGCCTAAAGTTATTGAGTTGAAGGATGGGAAGGTAATTCATTTAATCCTGGATGGGAAAAAGCAGAAATTCTACAGCTTGCAGTACCAGGCTAGACACAAGAAGATCCAATTCACCTTTCAATCTTGTAGTGGCCAAGTAGGGGTTCAGATAGCAAGGAATGGCAAAGTACTGGCCTCAGAAAACATTGCAGGCTTCAGACATTTCTCACTGAAGGGAAAGCTGCTGGACACGTATTTGGTGCAGCTAAGGTCCTTGGACCATACTAATTCTTCTGTGAAAGTTCAAGTATCCTCTCACTTCCACAAGCCTTTCTTCCCACTTCTTCCAGAAAGCTTAAAAATCAAGTCCTTTAGTAAACTGAGGACCTGCAATTCAGTCACCATTGCCTGGCTAGGAACACAAGAGCAGAGCAAGTACTGTGTGTACAAGAAAAGGATCAAAGAGGATCAAGTTTGGATGGAGGTGAGGAGTGCAGACAGGTGCTCCGGGCCCAAATCCAGACACAACTCTGAGAAAGTGCTGTGCAAATATTTCTATGATATAAATCTACGACGAGCAGTCACCACACAGACCATCAAGGGATTGGAAGCAGGGACTCTCTACCTGTTTGATGTTTATCTAACTGGACCTTCTGGGATCCCGGTAAGGTATCACAGTAAAGTTGTGAAGACCAGGAAAAAATGTTGA